The sequence below is a genomic window from bacterium.
TATAAAGCTACTTTTAATGGCGAAATCGTCGAAGGGAAATTCGATTTCAAACTTGGCGTAAAAGTTCCTGTGACTACATTATGCCCTTGTAGCAAGGAAATTTCGGAAAATGGTGCCCACAGTCAGCGAACTCATATAGGTATCGAAGTAATTGGCGAAACCTTTGTTTGGCTCGAGGAACTCATTGAATTAGGCGAAAAATGTGCGAGTTCGCCGGTATATGCAACTCTCAAACGTGAAGACGAGAAATTTGTCACTGAATCGGCTTATGCAAATCCGCGCTTTGTTGAGGATGTAGTTAGGGCGGTGACCAAGGAGTTATCATCGAGAACTGATATTCTGTGGTTTCGTGTTCGGGCTTCAAGCAACGAATCGATTCATAATCATTCCGCTTTTGCACAGATAACACGAGGAAAACAGGGCGCTAGACTGAAATGTCACTCCGAGTAGTTAATCTCTCGACAATACATATAGAAATTATTAAAACGGTTGCAATGAACATAATTATGATCATTGCAAGGTAGTATTTACCTGTTTGATGTAGGTGCGAGATTAAAAGCGCAAGAGCAAACATGATTCCAGTATTTGCTATTGAAACGATGATCTTTTCGGCAGAAAAGGATTGGTTTTTTTTAATGGGTTTTGTTTTCTTTTCAGGCAAAGTTTCGAAATAGCCTATTTTTTTCAATATATCGATTTTATTCAAATAAAAAAACGACATTATTAAAAATACAAAACCGATTATTGTTGTAAAAATCAAGCTTAAAAGAGATAGATTATCACCGAACATTTCCGAGAGGATAATTATAACTCCACCTAATAAACCACCGCTACACGAAAAACAGAAATAAAACAAATATTGTATTAACTTCTTTTTTCTGATTGTTCCTCCTCCGCTTTTAGGCTAATCTCGAGTGATGTTAAAAATAATAAAGCAAGACTATTATTGTAGCTTCCATCCCGATATTGGCGATATATTTCATCGAGGTTCACCCAGTCCACAATATGGCGCTTTTTTAAATCGGCTAAGTTTTCTTGAATGGTTTCTCGGTAGTCCTTCCGATTGTTTATTGCGGATTGAAAATCTACATAGTTCACCCTCCTGAAAACATTTATAGATTCCCAGAAGGATTTAAAGAGGTCGTCTTTGTTGAAAACATTCGATATTATCTCGCGGGATTTATTGAGTGCGCGTCTAATAAGGAGTTTTGAATCAGAGGCGTGAAGTCCTGCGCCCAAATAGCCCTCGGTGGGCAACTTGAATATTTTTGGATAGGCGGATAAGGCTATCTTATTAAATAAATATCGTTTAAAGCGCAACTCTCTTGGAAGACTGAGAGTAAACTCGACCCATTTTGGTGTTGTGAAAGGTGTGCGGAATTTAAAATTATTAACCAGGACTACTCGCTTTATATAATTTTTCTGCCTTATAGCGAAATCAATTTGCTCATCGAAAGAAAGAACCGAGCTATCTATAATGGGTGTTTCTGGGAGGCAATCCTCTAATCTGAGTCCCAGCTTCGGCAGATTGGCGAAATGATTGAGATTGTTCCATTTTACGAAGATAGATTTCGCCTCGTCCCAGGTTCGGCTTTTTTGAATTGGAAGATGCGAACCGGCAAGTGGGTCGCCCATAAATCCACTCCAGTAAACGACGTCATTGCCGTATTCATGACATACAATCGAATTGTAGAAGGCATCGATTAACCAGGTCCATGATCCTCCGTTTTTGGCTGTTTGGAGCAACGATTCCGTATCGATTTTAATTTTATTGAGATTTATCGTTTTGTGTTTCAATCCCAGTTTTTTTGCCAATTTGACCGCTATTTCATAATTATATGCTCCGGGTTGGCCATAAGTTACAGTCTGGATTCGGTCTTGTATGCCGCTTTCTAATAGTGAAGCGATAATTAAGCGGGAATCTAAACCGCCACTTAGAGGGATGACGTGGTCTTTGGAGCTTAAATCTTCGAAGCAAGCTCGAAGTGTTTTTACTCCTTCGTCGATCATAATGGACTCATCCTCGATGCTGTTGGAATTGGAGAGATTTAAAGCATCAAAATCATAACCGAATAACTGGTTAAGAGGTTTTTCGTCTAGAATTGGGAGGTAGCCGCAGGAAATAAAATATGACAACTCTTTTTCATTATACATTTAGCAGCCTGCTTTTAACATAGATTTCGGCTCGATGAATACAAGTTTAAATAACTTAGCATAATATAAGTTAAAAAAAATTATCTTGGGCGCAAATGAAAATATACTTTTAAAAGAAATATAGGATTTGCTCTGAGAATTATCTGAGGTTTCAAAAAGACTCTAATCTTGCGTTTGGCATGATAATTGATTAAACTTAATCGTGATTGAATCTTATAACCAAGGCGACTATGAGAATTCTATTTTTAATAATTGGAACGATTGTCTTATGCTCGGGGATTTCAGCTCAAACAGTTTATGGGGATATGACTCTTCCTGCCGGTGCATTTTTATGGTTAAATACAAGCGCTCAATATGAGGCACTCGGTGGAGCCGCGACGGTTGTGGGCGACCTTAAAACAGGCGGGAATGCCAACCCGGCTGCGCTTTTTGGCGAACGCACTCTTTGCGCTGGAGTTTCATATAGTTACATGCGCTCTAAGACCTTCAACTCCAATATCTTTTTTGGCAAAACTATGGGTAATTGGGCGGGAACGAGTAGGTTTTTTCTAATGGATTCCGACAAAATCGAGGCTCGTTCGGGGCCGACTTCAGAACCGGATTATACCTTCTCATCCCACCAGCTTTATATGCAATTTGCGGTGGCAAAGCGATTTCCCAATGTAATTGACCTTGGCACGAGTGCAAAATGGATTCACGAGCGAATCGATCAAGAATCCCGAGAGGGTTGGGTCTTCGATTTTGGTGCGGTGTCGAGCTATAAATTCGTTAGCGGTGGTGTTTCGTTACAAAATCTAGGTAACGAGGTTGTTTTCAATATGTTTAGAGAGCGCTATCCATTAACCTATAGAGCTGGGTTGGCCGCAGATATACTTGGCTATGGAACTCTGGTTGCTGATTATATAAAACCCGACCGATTAACTGGTTGGTTTGCTCTAGGTGCTGAATATAACATTACTGATTATGCCGCTCTTCGTGTAGGATTTACGCCCGGACACGATACTCGCAATTTTTCCGCCGGTTTCGGAGTTCGCAAAGCGGGCATCGAACTTGATTATGCCCTTGTTAATTATTCAGAGGGGCTCGGGATCAGCCATCAAGTCACTCTTTCGTATGGAATACCAAGATGAGGATTTCTCGGGTAGGAATCGCTCTTCTGTTTTACCCTCTATTAGTGTTGGCGCAAGCATCGAATGCGGAAATTATTTGGCCGCTTAACTGCTCGCCGCAACTCACAAGCAGTTTCGGCGAGTTTCGCGTCGGACACTTTCACGCCGGACTTGATTTCCGCACACCCGATGGTGAAGGCATGTCAATAATTGCCCCTGCCGATGGCGACATTATCCGTGTTAGGAATAATCCATGGGGATACGGCAAGGTTATATATTATCAACTCGCGAACGGAGATGTGTATATTTTTGCGCATCTCAGCGCTTTTGATGAGAATATAACGCA
It includes:
- a CDS encoding GTP cyclohydrolase I FolE2; its protein translation is MPDVAGYRPEYEIDIERVGIEYLDYPIVVLDKENKKQSTVAKVRMSVDLPSCWRGTHMSRFIEIINEYRGEITFIQIKQILEEVIRQFQARAAHLTLEFPYFLEKIAPISGLKSLMEYKATFNGEIVEGKFDFKLGVKVPVTTLCPCSKEISENGAHSQRTHIGIEVIGETFVWLEELIELGEKCASSPVYATLKREDEKFVTESAYANPRFVEDVVRAVTKELSSRTDILWFRVRASSNESIHNHSAFAQITRGKQGARLKCHSE
- a CDS encoding 7-cyano-7-deazaguanine synthase; this translates as MYNEKELSYFISCGYLPILDEKPLNQLFGYDFDALNLSNSNSIEDESIMIDEGVKTLRACFEDLSSKDHVIPLSGGLDSRLIIASLLESGIQDRIQTVTYGQPGAYNYEIAVKLAKKLGLKHKTINLNKIKIDTESLLQTAKNGGSWTWLIDAFYNSIVCHEYGNDVVYWSGFMGDPLAGSHLPIQKSRTWDEAKSIFVKWNNLNHFANLPKLGLRLEDCLPETPIIDSSVLSFDEQIDFAIRQKNYIKRVVLVNNFKFRTPFTTPKWVEFTLSLPRELRFKRYLFNKIALSAYPKIFKLPTEGYLGAGLHASDSKLLIRRALNKSREIISNVFNKDDLFKSFWESINVFRRVNYVDFQSAINNRKDYRETIQENLADLKKRHIVDWVNLDEIYRQYRDGSYNNSLALLFLTSLEISLKAEEEQSEKRS